The following DNA comes from Candidatus Methylomirabilota bacterium.
TCTGGATCTACGGCGAGCGGGTCAAAGACGTGACGGCGCATCCGGCCTTCCGCAACCCGGCGCGCATGCTGGCGCGCCTCTACGACGCGCTCCACGACCCGGCCACGCGCGACGTGCTGACGTGCGCGACGGACACCGGCTCGGGCGGCGTCACGCACCGGTACTTTCGAGCGCCGGCGAGCGTCGCGGAGCTCGTCGCCGCGCGCGACGCGATCGCCGCCTGGGCGCGGCTGACCTACGGCTGGATGGGGCGCTCGCCCGATTACAAGGCGTCGTTCCTCGCCACGCTCGGCGCCAACGCCGAGTTCTACGCCCCGTACCAGGAGAATGCCCGGCGCTGGTACCGCATGGCGCAGGAGCGCGTCCTCTTCCTGAACCACGCCCTCGTCCAGCCGCCGG
Coding sequences within:
- a CDS encoding 4-hydroxyphenylacetate 3-hydroxylase N-terminal domain-containing protein gives rise to the protein MTPFTGAEFLESLRGGREIWIYGERVKDVTAHPAFRNPARMLARLYDALHDPATRDVLTCATDTGSGGVTHRYFRAPASVAELVAARDAIAAWARLTYGWMGRSPDYKASFLATLGANAEFYAPYQENARRWYRMAQERVLFLNHALVQPP